Proteins from one Algicella marina genomic window:
- a CDS encoding BON domain-containing protein → MTGRLETMTTKATRDRVSRRDSSRGNREGQTGVLGWLMMLRTHAVPDRRADESRFRLGTGTGEGVFDGVRRWLASAVENDEFSRRGAAHRTGEGETTDPSPARIEADLRKCLADEPILKAGDIAVAVRDRTVVLTGEVTSQRAKRRAGMCAGKVEGVAGLENNLSVEPSC, encoded by the coding sequence ATGACAGGACGTCTGGAGACAATGACTACGAAGGCTACGCGAGACAGGGTTTCGCGTAGGGACAGCTCACGAGGAAACCGAGAAGGCCAAACCGGCGTTCTCGGCTGGCTGATGATGTTGCGGACTCACGCCGTACCGGACAGGCGAGCCGACGAGAGTAGGTTTCGCCTTGGCACAGGGACGGGTGAAGGAGTGTTCGATGGCGTTCGCCGTTGGCTGGCTTCAGCAGTTGAAAATGATGAGTTTTCACGGCGCGGAGCAGCGCACCGTACTGGCGAGGGTGAGACCACAGATCCATCTCCCGCCCGGATCGAAGCCGATCTTCGTAAATGTCTGGCGGATGAACCGATCCTGAAAGCCGGTGATATTGCCGTGGCGGTTCGGGACCGGACGGTGGTGCTGACCGGAGAAGTCACTTCGCAGCGCGCCAAGCGCCGTGCGGGCATGTGTGCAGGCAAGGTGGAGGGCGTAGCTGGTCTGGAGAACAACCTTTCCGTCGAACCGTCCTGTTAA
- a CDS encoding DUF3299 domain-containing protein: MVKFELTRRDCCIGLAGLASLTATGLRAEEIIDLEWSDLVPEGNMTPMPELQAILPHDETAMASTQPKSSGVRSDWNGRTVRLSGFIIPLDYVGTGVSAFMLVPYVGACIHVPPPPANQLILVTTEQPYDSKGLFEPVTVTGMFGTASTETQLAEVGYALSADRIVRFRG; the protein is encoded by the coding sequence ATGGTGAAGTTCGAATTGACGCGACGCGACTGTTGTATCGGGCTGGCTGGCCTCGCAAGCCTGACGGCAACCGGGTTGCGCGCAGAAGAGATCATCGATCTCGAATGGAGCGACCTTGTGCCCGAGGGAAACATGACGCCGATGCCTGAGCTTCAGGCAATTCTCCCACACGATGAAACCGCCATGGCAAGCACGCAACCGAAGTCGAGCGGTGTCCGGAGCGACTGGAATGGCAGGACCGTCCGCCTTTCGGGGTTCATTATCCCGCTTGATTACGTGGGCACGGGCGTGTCGGCATTCATGCTGGTTCCCTATGTCGGTGCCTGCATCCATGTTCCGCCGCCGCCGGCAAACCAGCTCATCCTGGTAACCACCGAACAACCTTATGATTCCAAAGGTCTTTTTGAACCCGTGACTGTAACGGGAATGTTCGGGACTGCGTCGACCGAGACGCAGTTGGCGGAAGTGGGTTATGCCTTGTCGGCGGACAGGATCGTTCGTTTCAGAGGGTAG
- a CDS encoding DUF2796 domain-containing protein has translation MKTICLAVLASVAASQILAQESRELESHVHGVSKLELAVEGSFIVMNMVSPGIDIVGFEYEASTGADKDAVEDAIRTMLVPENIVALPDAADCRLTEVLAHLHAGDHDHGDEDEHADEPAHEEHAEGEGHEGDDSDGDHSEFHVQYTFACEHPERLDVIGFPFFEQFPNAQEVEAQYVTENGAGSAEIERDAAELVLN, from the coding sequence ATGAAAACCATCTGCCTTGCCGTCCTGGCATCAGTCGCCGCCTCGCAGATATTGGCGCAGGAGAGTCGCGAGTTGGAAAGCCACGTTCACGGTGTCAGCAAGCTGGAACTGGCCGTCGAAGGCAGTTTTATCGTGATGAACATGGTTTCCCCGGGCATTGACATCGTCGGCTTCGAGTATGAAGCGAGTACTGGTGCAGACAAGGACGCGGTCGAGGATGCCATTCGTACAATGCTTGTGCCGGAAAACATCGTGGCCCTGCCCGATGCAGCGGATTGTCGGTTGACGGAAGTGCTTGCGCATTTGCACGCTGGCGATCATGACCACGGGGATGAGGATGAGCACGCGGATGAACCGGCACACGAGGAACACGCCGAGGGCGAGGGGCATGAAGGGGACGATTCAGACGGGGACCACAGTGAGTTCCACGTGCAATACACCTTCGCCTGCGAGCATCCTGAGAGGCTTGACGTGATCGGCTTTCCGTTTTTCGAGCAGTTTCCAAACGCGCAGGAAGTCGAAGCGCAATACGTGACGGAAAACGGCGCTGGCAGCGCTGAGATCGAACGCGATGCGGCGGAACTTGTATTGAACTGA
- a CDS encoding ABC transporter permease — translation MILRLAIGSLLARALTVGMTVLAISLSVALFLGVEKVRTGARASFADTISGTDLIIGARSGSVQLLLYSVFRIGNATNNVTWESYQDIAARPEVDWIVPISLGDSHRQFRVMGTTNGFFEYYKYRGERSLDILEGHGLEDLYDAVIGADVAATLGYAVGDPIVVAHGIASFTEHVDQPFRVAGILAKTGTPVDRTVVVSLEAIEAIHVDWQSGAKTSGNATPVETIRQMELRPTAITAALIGTESRLQIFGLQRWINTYSEEPLLAILPGVALQELWQILGVAETALVGVSAMVVVTALLGMVAMIFSSLNERRREMAIWRAMGARPSTILGLLVIEAMLMAAVGALIGLLLLYAGLAVAQPWVDASFGIWLPINPPALRELAILAAVIGAAALASLLPALRAYRLSLADGMMVRI, via the coding sequence GTGATCCTTCGTCTGGCCATCGGCTCGCTTCTGGCCCGTGCCCTTACCGTCGGAATGACCGTGCTGGCGATATCTCTTTCCGTTGCGCTGTTTCTCGGCGTTGAAAAGGTGCGTACAGGAGCGCGGGCAAGTTTTGCTGACACGATTTCCGGGACGGACCTTATCATCGGAGCGCGCTCCGGCTCGGTTCAGCTACTGCTGTATTCAGTGTTCCGCATCGGCAATGCTACCAACAATGTGACCTGGGAAAGCTATCAGGACATTGCCGCGCGCCCGGAGGTCGACTGGATCGTTCCGATATCCCTCGGCGACAGCCACCGCCAGTTCCGGGTCATGGGCACGACAAACGGTTTCTTCGAATACTACAAATATCGTGGTGAACGTTCGCTGGACATCCTTGAGGGGCATGGACTCGAGGACCTTTACGACGCCGTTATCGGCGCCGACGTTGCAGCGACACTCGGTTACGCCGTGGGTGATCCGATCGTGGTAGCGCACGGGATTGCATCCTTCACCGAGCATGTCGATCAACCCTTTCGCGTGGCCGGTATCTTGGCAAAGACGGGAACACCGGTGGATCGAACAGTGGTTGTCAGCCTCGAAGCGATAGAGGCCATACACGTCGATTGGCAATCAGGTGCCAAAACCTCGGGAAATGCGACGCCGGTTGAAACCATCCGGCAGATGGAGCTGAGGCCGACGGCCATCACGGCGGCACTTATCGGCACGGAGTCGCGTTTGCAGATCTTCGGGCTGCAGCGCTGGATCAACACATATTCCGAGGAACCTTTGCTGGCGATCCTGCCGGGCGTCGCCTTGCAGGAGTTATGGCAGATACTGGGTGTCGCAGAGACCGCGCTCGTAGGCGTTTCGGCAATGGTTGTCGTCACTGCGTTGCTGGGCATGGTGGCCATGATCTTTTCGAGTCTGAACGAAAGGCGGCGAGAAATGGCAATCTGGCGGGCCATGGGTGCCCGACCGTCGACAATCCTCGGCCTGCTCGTGATCGAGGCTATGCTTATGGCCGCTGTCGGCGCGTTGATCGGCCTTTTGCTTCTCTACGCCGGATTGGCGGTCGCGCAACCATGGGTCGACGCTTCGTTCGGAATCTGGCTTCCCATAAACCCACCCGCTCTCCGGGAACTGGCCATTCTGGCCGCAGTGATCGGCGCCGCAGCGCTTGCAAGCCTTTTGCCCGCACTTCGGGCCTATCGACTCTCTCTCGCTGATGGCATGATGGTAAGGATATGA
- a CDS encoding host attachment family protein, whose protein sequence is MNIPHNAWIVVLDGEKFLLLENYGDPDLPDLRIISHDEIENPATSEQGTERPGRLPDNGHGMSAVEQTDWHQLEQADFAADIADRLKHWAFDNRYEKLIVIAEPQTLGRLRKQLHGEVEARIIAEIDKDLTGLPMDKLEAAVKRDMKSL, encoded by the coding sequence ATGAACATTCCGCACAATGCCTGGATCGTGGTGCTTGATGGCGAAAAGTTTCTGTTGCTGGAGAACTACGGAGACCCTGATCTGCCCGACTTGCGGATCATTTCACATGACGAGATCGAGAACCCCGCAACCTCTGAACAGGGTACGGAGCGTCCGGGCCGACTACCTGACAATGGTCACGGCATGAGTGCTGTCGAACAAACCGACTGGCATCAGCTGGAGCAGGCTGACTTCGCGGCCGACATTGCCGATCGTCTGAAACATTGGGCTTTCGACAACCGTTACGAGAAACTGATCGTGATTGCCGAGCCGCAGACGCTGGGCCGGCTCAGGAAGCAACTGCACGGCGAGGTCGAGGCGCGGATCATCGCGGAGATCGACAAAGACCTGACTGGTCTGCCGATGGACAAGCTGGAGGCAGCCGTGAAACGGGACATGAAATCATTGTGA
- a CDS encoding ABC transporter ATP-binding protein, whose protein sequence is MAEPALSLTEVKFAWPGRGGFSLACTSFKMNPGESVLLLGSSGSGKSTLLSLICGIVPANSGTVAVGGTDIGALTPGARDRFRAEQIGVIFQQFNLLPYASVADNILMPLRFAPKRHSRAGDAGKEATRLCAVLGLPNDALKRPAGRLSVGQQQRVAVARALIGAPPLIVADEPTSALDGATQDMFLQLLFDQVAAVGSSLLMVSHDERLSDRFDRVAHVEEFVSTEGVSA, encoded by the coding sequence ATGGCGGAACCTGCCCTTTCCCTTACCGAGGTCAAATTCGCCTGGCCGGGCCGGGGCGGGTTCTCCCTTGCCTGCACGAGCTTCAAGATGAACCCGGGCGAAAGCGTTCTGCTTCTCGGATCTAGCGGATCAGGCAAGTCCACGCTGCTGTCTTTGATATGCGGCATTGTTCCTGCAAATAGCGGAACTGTCGCGGTCGGCGGTACCGACATCGGTGCCCTCACGCCGGGAGCGCGGGACCGTTTTCGCGCTGAGCAGATTGGCGTGATTTTCCAGCAGTTCAACCTCCTCCCCTATGCAAGTGTCGCAGATAACATCCTGATGCCTCTCCGCTTCGCGCCCAAGCGTCACTCCCGTGCCGGAGATGCCGGGAAGGAAGCGACACGGCTGTGTGCGGTTCTCGGCTTGCCGAACGACGCACTGAAACGTCCCGCAGGACGGCTCAGTGTCGGGCAGCAGCAGCGGGTTGCCGTGGCCCGTGCGCTGATCGGAGCGCCGCCGCTCATCGTTGCTGACGAACCGACTTCGGCGCTTGATGGGGCGACTCAGGACATGTTTCTTCAATTGCTTTTCGATCAGGTTGCGGCGGTCGGTTCGTCTTTGCTGATGGTCAGCCATGATGAGCGACTCTCGGATCGTTTTGACCGCGTCGCGCATGTGGAAGAGTTCGTGTCTACCGAAGGAGTGTCCGCGTGA
- a CDS encoding DUF3299 domain-containing protein, with product MKNKRLITRRDTILAAGALSLLPPRVNAASFREITWDDLIPAGIPYAEIVGEGDYDEENDTWRPVFDENATKLNTSLDGASVKLPGYIIPLEVGAKGVASFVLVPYVGACIHVPPPPANQLVFVSTESPWPSDDLWDAVWVYGRLSTKLQTTEVAEIGYQLTADRIEGYEW from the coding sequence ATGAAAAACAAACGTCTCATCACGCGTCGCGACACAATTCTCGCAGCAGGTGCCTTGAGCCTGCTTCCGCCACGAGTGAACGCGGCCTCATTCAGAGAAATCACATGGGATGACCTTATACCTGCCGGCATTCCCTATGCCGAAATCGTTGGCGAGGGCGACTACGACGAAGAGAACGATACCTGGCGTCCTGTTTTTGACGAGAACGCCACCAAGCTGAACACGTCCCTCGATGGAGCGTCCGTCAAACTGCCGGGTTATATCATTCCGCTCGAGGTCGGGGCGAAAGGTGTCGCGAGTTTCGTTCTCGTGCCTTATGTCGGCGCGTGCATTCACGTGCCGCCTCCACCAGCCAATCAACTTGTATTCGTCTCCACGGAGTCCCCCTGGCCCTCCGATGATCTTTGGGATGCTGTCTGGGTTTACGGTCGTCTCAGCACAAAGTTGCAGACGACGGAAGTTGCGGAAATCGGGTATCAGCTTACTGCCGACAGGATCGAAGGGTACGAATGGTGA
- a CDS encoding superoxide dismutase family protein — protein MNLSFSKANERFFAKRLASVCGLLAAGVLATVGPALAQENSQEVTFVNAEGAEIGTANLTGTEAGLLIELDLSDLPPETWHGFHIHETGECDPEEGFQTAGGHFSVSGTNHGILVDGGPHSGDMPNQYVAADGSLKAQVLNTYAILGGEQDNVSGRALMIHSGPDDYESQPSGAAGDRIACAVIE, from the coding sequence GTGAATTTGAGTTTCAGCAAAGCGAATGAGAGATTTTTTGCTAAAAGGTTGGCGTCGGTCTGCGGCCTCCTTGCCGCGGGCGTTCTTGCGACGGTCGGACCGGCATTGGCGCAGGAAAACTCTCAGGAGGTCACATTCGTCAATGCCGAAGGCGCGGAAATCGGGACGGCAAATTTGACCGGAACCGAAGCCGGTCTGCTGATCGAATTGGATCTCAGCGACCTGCCACCGGAGACGTGGCACGGTTTCCACATCCATGAGACAGGAGAATGTGATCCTGAAGAGGGCTTTCAGACTGCGGGGGGACATTTTTCCGTTTCCGGGACAAATCACGGAATTCTCGTGGACGGTGGACCGCATTCCGGCGACATGCCGAACCAGTATGTTGCTGCGGATGGGTCGCTGAAGGCGCAGGTCTTGAACACGTATGCGATTCTGGGCGGTGAGCAGGACAACGTGTCCGGACGGGCACTGATGATCCACAGTGGCCCTGACGACTATGAGAGCCAGCCATCGGGCGCTGCCGGCGACAGGATCGCCTGCGCGGTGATCGAGTAA
- a CDS encoding DUF6525 family protein: MARKNNLGATGLRTRRRGKDPMREFDALPTPLRHWLAQASLPWSPASCRRIWLRARDRGEPIDVVLARLQMAERQSLARRAQPGTSAIRNGDEATASEIR, from the coding sequence ATGGCGAGAAAAAACAACCTTGGTGCCACCGGGCTTCGAACACGACGGAGGGGCAAGGATCCGATGCGGGAGTTCGATGCCTTGCCCACGCCGCTCCGCCATTGGTTGGCGCAAGCAAGTTTGCCCTGGTCTCCGGCGTCCTGTCGTCGCATCTGGTTGCGTGCACGCGACCGTGGGGAACCCATCGACGTCGTGCTCGCCCGGCTGCAAATGGCCGAACGTCAGTCGCTTGCACGCAGAGCGCAGCCTGGAACGTCAGCCATCAGAAATGGCGACGAGGCCACGGCATCAGAAATTCGCTGA
- a CDS encoding cytochrome c oxidase assembly protein, giving the protein MTLHRHHAAILAAILFLTLYLPAWSTLAGAFPIHMVRHIVLVAIIAPLLVLATPRIASRAAVPVLPATALEFAVIWGWHLPGLHGAAQTGSFWFVAEQASFLLAGWAVWAGALSAREPLLGSGGLFLTSMHMTLLGALLILAPDDLYAEICGRAPDLSGQQLGGILMLCVGTPVYLISSLVLAGTSLKGAEG; this is encoded by the coding sequence GTGACTCTGCACCGTCATCACGCCGCCATTCTGGCCGCAATCCTTTTCCTCACGCTTTACCTGCCGGCGTGGTCAACACTGGCCGGTGCCTTTCCCATACATATGGTCCGCCATATCGTCCTGGTGGCCATAATCGCTCCGTTGCTGGTGCTGGCCACTCCCCGCATCGCGTCCCGCGCTGCCGTGCCCGTATTGCCCGCCACCGCGCTGGAATTTGCCGTCATCTGGGGATGGCACCTGCCCGGCCTGCACGGTGCAGCCCAGACAGGCTCTTTCTGGTTCGTGGCGGAGCAGGCATCGTTTTTGCTGGCGGGCTGGGCCGTCTGGGCCGGCGCTCTGTCCGCGCGGGAACCTCTGCTGGGATCTGGCGGGCTCTTCCTCACTTCCATGCACATGACCTTGCTGGGCGCACTCCTGATCCTCGCACCGGATGACCTCTACGCCGAGATCTGCGGCCGCGCGCCCGATCTGTCCGGCCAGCAACTTGGCGGTATCCTGATGTTATGCGTAGGCACGCCGGTCTACCTGATCTCATCTTTGGTCTTGGCGGGCACAAGCCTGAAAGGAGCGGAAGGATGA
- a CDS encoding c-type cytochrome: MKELDLRTAFVVVAAAAGIAAVVAVAVVWLGLYNVSARKGHLPGVGWVLHTTFRNSVALRAPPDDVVPEDLDTPAMVALGAGHFMSACAGCHGAPGITRSATVRQMMPEPPRLDNAGEEWSAAELFWIVKNGAKMTGMPGWPARRSDDVWPVVAFLRSLGDMSAAEYATLTDSSEGTCTICHGKGGVSDNPHVPRLDILSADYIAHSLQSYANGSRDSGIMAQVAVGMDDETITRLASSFDELGPVQSESAAGDALRGQQLSASSDGSHDVPACRACHGPWPEPLNSDFPSLAGQQEPYLRRQLELWRSGNHGGGPAVELMYKAARDLTDDQIADLAAYYSSLTPAPLNRVAD; this comes from the coding sequence ATGAAAGAACTGGATCTCCGTACGGCTTTCGTCGTCGTGGCTGCCGCGGCCGGAATAGCAGCCGTTGTGGCAGTCGCGGTCGTTTGGCTCGGCCTCTACAACGTCTCGGCCCGAAAGGGGCATCTGCCGGGTGTGGGCTGGGTGCTGCACACCACGTTCCGCAATTCCGTCGCCCTGCGTGCGCCGCCGGATGATGTTGTTCCGGAAGATCTCGATACGCCTGCAATGGTCGCGCTTGGCGCAGGCCATTTCATGTCCGCATGCGCCGGGTGCCACGGCGCACCAGGTATCACCCGCAGCGCAACCGTCCGGCAAATGATGCCTGAACCGCCACGGCTGGACAATGCCGGTGAGGAATGGAGCGCCGCCGAACTTTTCTGGATCGTCAAGAATGGCGCCAAGATGACCGGTATGCCCGGGTGGCCTGCCAGACGCTCTGACGATGTCTGGCCCGTCGTCGCGTTCCTTCGTTCATTGGGCGATATGAGCGCGGCAGAATACGCAACCCTCACAGACAGTAGCGAAGGGACCTGCACCATCTGCCACGGCAAAGGCGGCGTAAGTGACAATCCGCATGTGCCAAGATTGGATATCCTTTCGGCCGACTACATAGCCCACAGCCTGCAATCCTACGCCAACGGGAGTCGAGATAGCGGCATCATGGCGCAGGTCGCCGTCGGCATGGACGACGAAACCATAACCCGTCTCGCCTCAAGCTTTGACGAACTCGGCCCCGTGCAATCTGAATCTGCGGCAGGGGACGCTCTTCGCGGTCAGCAGCTTTCGGCCTCCTCAGACGGCTCCCATGATGTTCCCGCGTGCCGCGCTTGTCACGGACCGTGGCCCGAGCCGTTGAACTCCGACTTTCCTTCGCTCGCCGGACAGCAAGAACCTTACCTGCGACGACAACTGGAACTCTGGCGTTCGGGCAACCACGGTGGCGGTCCGGCGGTCGAACTGATGTACAAGGCCGCCCGAGACCTCACCGACGACCAGATCGCGGATCTTGCCGCCTATTATTCCTCACTTACCCCGGCCCCGCTCAATCGGGTAGCCGACTGA